The following coding sequences are from one Syngnathus acus chromosome 14, fSynAcu1.2, whole genome shotgun sequence window:
- the aifm1 gene encoding apoptosis-inducing factor 1, mitochondrial isoform X2, protein MLKCRTVWRKLAPLARASSTLCRQNVRRTGLHNARIPAHVPGAHMATGPAGGGGENQLYVLLVGATCLGGAIYAYRTVKGDQQRYEERIAEIASRPHRRTQQATASVQMETPAAETVETESVPESEPQAAPLSEEPSPVVPDAETAASSEAPEPIQDEPVLEAAPEEEVAAEAPAESLVEEAPPPSEPEPAQLTEPSPAPVVESEPAEAESPAAEPSEPQAEVVAESAEGLTTEQPSPALPPHAPYLLIGGGTASFAAARSIRARDPGARVLIVTDEPDLPYMRPPLSKELWFSDDPTVTETLRFKQWNGKERSIYFQPPSFYITPEELSTAENGGVAVLSSKKVVHMDVRGNKVKLDDDTEISYDKCLIATGGIPRNLQVIDRAEEEVKQKTTLFRKIDDFRTLDKVSRNIKSITVIGGGFLGSELACALGRRSQDSGLEVIQMFPEKGNMGKVLPEYLSNWTTEKVKTEGVKVISEALVKSVTCKDDQLEIKLKDGRLIKTDHVVAAVGLEPNVDLAKSAGLEVDSDFGGYRVNAELQARSNIWVAGDAACFYDIRLGRRRVEHHDHAVVSGRLAGENMTGANKPYWHQSMFWSDLGPDVGYEAIGIVDSSLPTVGVFAKATAKDTPKAATEESGTGIRSESETEDVASSPVASSISAPAETHKDDYGKGVIFYLRDKVVVGIILWNVFNRMPIARKIIKDGEEHADLNEVAKLFNIHED, encoded by the exons ATGCTCAAATGTAGAACCGTGTGGAGAAAGCTTGCTCCCCTTGCCAGAGCCTCGTCAACACTGTGTCGGCAAAATGTGAGGAGGACAG gttTGCATAATGCTAGAATACCTGCACATGTACCTGGGGCTCATATGGCGACAGGGCCTGCAGGAGGTGGTGGAGAAAATCAGCTGTATGTCCTCCTGGTTGGGGCAACCTGCCTTGGTGGAGCAATTTAC GCGTATAGAACTGTTAAAGGAGACCAGCAAAGATATGAAGAACGAATTGCAGAAATCGCATCTCGACCACATCGAAGAACCCAACAAGCAACCGCCAGCGTCCAGATGGAAACTCCTG ccGCAGAGACCGTTGAAACAGAAT CTGTTCCAGAGTCAGAACCTCAAGCCGCACCTTTGTCCGAAGAGCCGAGCCCTGTCGTGCCTGATGCTGAGACAGCAGCCTCAAGTGAAGCACCTGAACCTATCCAAG ACGAGCCTGTGTTAGAAGCAGCACCAGAAGAAGAAGTAGCAGCAGAAGCACCCGCTGAGTCGCTCGTTGAGGAGG ccccgcccccttccgAGCCAGAGCCAGCCCAATTAACCGAGCCGTCCCCGGCGCCTGTTGTGGAGAGTG AACCCGCAGAAGCTGAAAGCCCCGCAGCCGAGCCGTCTGAGCCGCAGGCTGAAGTGGTGGCAGAGAGTG CTGAAGGACTCACCACTGAGCAGCCCTCACCCGCACTTCCCCCACATGCTCCTTACCTCCTGATTGGTGGTGGGACGGCCTCCTTCGCCGCTGCCCGCTCCATTCGAGCCAGAGACCCCGGCGCCCGC GTTTTGATTGTGACGGACGAGCCGGACCTCCCGTACATGAGACCGCCCTTGTCCAAAGAGCTGTGGTTCTCTGACGACCCCACTGTGACAGAAACACTACGTTTCAAGCAGTGGAATGGAAAAGAACGAAG tattTACTTTCAACCACCATCATTCTACATTACTCCAGAAGAACTGAGTACTGCAGAAAATGGCGGCGTGGCAGTTCTCTCAAGCAAAAAG GTTGTCCACATGGATGTGAGGGGAAACAAAGTAAAACTAGACGACGACACGGAGATCTCATACGACAAGTGCTTGATTGCCACAG GCGGCATTCCAAGAAATTTGCAAGTTATTGACCGAGCAGAAGAGGAGGTGAAGCAGAAGACGACTTTATTCCGTAAG ATTGATGACTTCCGGACTTTAGATAAAGTCTCCAGAAACATAAAGTCCATCACAGTCATCGGAGGCGGTTTCTTGGGCAGCGAACTGGCCTGTGCCCTCGGCAGACGAT CTCAGGATTCCGGTCTGGAGGTGATCCAGATGTTCCCCGAGAAGGGTAACATGGGCAAAGTTCTGCCCGAGTATCTCAGCAACTGGACTacagaaaaagtcaaaacag agGGTGTGAAAGTCATCTCAGAAGCTCTCGTCAAATCTGTGACATGCAAAGATGATCAGTTAGAAATAAAACTCAAGGATGGTCGATTG ATAAAAACAGATCACGTGGTTGCAGCCGTTGGTCTGGAGCCCAACGTCGACCTCGCCAAGTCGGCAGGTCTGGAGGTGGACTCGGACTTTGGTGGCTATCGTGTCAATGCCGAGCTGCAAGCTCGGTCCAACATTTGGGTG GCGGGAGATGCCGCTTGTTTCTACGACATAAGGCTTGGCCGCAGACGGGTGGAGCACCACGACCATGCCGTTGTCAGCGGCCGACTGGCCGGGGAGAACATGACAGGAGCCAACAAGCCTTACTGGCATCAATCTATGTTCTG GAGTGACCTGGGTCCTGACGTAGGCTATGAGGCCATTGGGATTGTGGACAGCAGTTTGCCCACCGTGGGGGTCTTTGCCAAAGCCACAGCCAAGGATACACCCAAAGCTGCCACTGAAGAGTCTG gaaccGGTATCCGCTCAGAAAGCGAAACGGAGGACGTGGCATCGAGCCCCGTGGCCTCCTCCATATCTGCTCCCGCTGAGACGCACAAAGATGACTACGGGAAAGGAGTCATTTTCTACCTGCGAGACAAAGTGGTGGTGGGCATTATCCTGTGGAACGTTTTCAACCGAATGCCCATCGCAAGAAAG ATTATCAAGGACGGAGAGGAACACGCCGATCTAAACGAGGTGGCTAAACTGTTTAACATCCACGAAGATTAG
- the aifm1 gene encoding apoptosis-inducing factor 1, mitochondrial isoform X1 produces the protein MLKCRTVWRKLAPLARASSTLCRQNVRRTGLHNARIPAHVPGAHMATGPAGGGGENQLYVLLVGATCLGGAIYAYRTVKGDQQRYEERIAEIASRPHRRTQQATASVQMETPAAETVETESVPESEPQAAPLSEEPSPVVPDAETAASSEAPEPIQDEPVLEAAPEEEVAAEAPAESLVEEEAPPPSEPEPAQLTEPSPAPVVESEPAEAESPAAEPSEPQAEVVAESAEGLTTEQPSPALPPHAPYLLIGGGTASFAAARSIRARDPGARVLIVTDEPDLPYMRPPLSKELWFSDDPTVTETLRFKQWNGKERSIYFQPPSFYITPEELSTAENGGVAVLSSKKVVHMDVRGNKVKLDDDTEISYDKCLIATGGIPRNLQVIDRAEEEVKQKTTLFRKIDDFRTLDKVSRNIKSITVIGGGFLGSELACALGRRSQDSGLEVIQMFPEKGNMGKVLPEYLSNWTTEKVKTEGVKVISEALVKSVTCKDDQLEIKLKDGRLIKTDHVVAAVGLEPNVDLAKSAGLEVDSDFGGYRVNAELQARSNIWVAGDAACFYDIRLGRRRVEHHDHAVVSGRLAGENMTGANKPYWHQSMFWSDLGPDVGYEAIGIVDSSLPTVGVFAKATAKDTPKAATEESGTGIRSESETEDVASSPVASSISAPAETHKDDYGKGVIFYLRDKVVVGIILWNVFNRMPIARKIIKDGEEHADLNEVAKLFNIHED, from the exons ATGCTCAAATGTAGAACCGTGTGGAGAAAGCTTGCTCCCCTTGCCAGAGCCTCGTCAACACTGTGTCGGCAAAATGTGAGGAGGACAG gttTGCATAATGCTAGAATACCTGCACATGTACCTGGGGCTCATATGGCGACAGGGCCTGCAGGAGGTGGTGGAGAAAATCAGCTGTATGTCCTCCTGGTTGGGGCAACCTGCCTTGGTGGAGCAATTTAC GCGTATAGAACTGTTAAAGGAGACCAGCAAAGATATGAAGAACGAATTGCAGAAATCGCATCTCGACCACATCGAAGAACCCAACAAGCAACCGCCAGCGTCCAGATGGAAACTCCTG ccGCAGAGACCGTTGAAACAGAAT CTGTTCCAGAGTCAGAACCTCAAGCCGCACCTTTGTCCGAAGAGCCGAGCCCTGTCGTGCCTGATGCTGAGACAGCAGCCTCAAGTGAAGCACCTGAACCTATCCAAG ACGAGCCTGTGTTAGAAGCAGCACCAGAAGAAGAAGTAGCAGCAGAAGCACCCGCTGAGTCGCTCGTTGAGGAGG aagccccgcccccttccgAGCCAGAGCCAGCCCAATTAACCGAGCCGTCCCCGGCGCCTGTTGTGGAGAGTG AACCCGCAGAAGCTGAAAGCCCCGCAGCCGAGCCGTCTGAGCCGCAGGCTGAAGTGGTGGCAGAGAGTG CTGAAGGACTCACCACTGAGCAGCCCTCACCCGCACTTCCCCCACATGCTCCTTACCTCCTGATTGGTGGTGGGACGGCCTCCTTCGCCGCTGCCCGCTCCATTCGAGCCAGAGACCCCGGCGCCCGC GTTTTGATTGTGACGGACGAGCCGGACCTCCCGTACATGAGACCGCCCTTGTCCAAAGAGCTGTGGTTCTCTGACGACCCCACTGTGACAGAAACACTACGTTTCAAGCAGTGGAATGGAAAAGAACGAAG tattTACTTTCAACCACCATCATTCTACATTACTCCAGAAGAACTGAGTACTGCAGAAAATGGCGGCGTGGCAGTTCTCTCAAGCAAAAAG GTTGTCCACATGGATGTGAGGGGAAACAAAGTAAAACTAGACGACGACACGGAGATCTCATACGACAAGTGCTTGATTGCCACAG GCGGCATTCCAAGAAATTTGCAAGTTATTGACCGAGCAGAAGAGGAGGTGAAGCAGAAGACGACTTTATTCCGTAAG ATTGATGACTTCCGGACTTTAGATAAAGTCTCCAGAAACATAAAGTCCATCACAGTCATCGGAGGCGGTTTCTTGGGCAGCGAACTGGCCTGTGCCCTCGGCAGACGAT CTCAGGATTCCGGTCTGGAGGTGATCCAGATGTTCCCCGAGAAGGGTAACATGGGCAAAGTTCTGCCCGAGTATCTCAGCAACTGGACTacagaaaaagtcaaaacag agGGTGTGAAAGTCATCTCAGAAGCTCTCGTCAAATCTGTGACATGCAAAGATGATCAGTTAGAAATAAAACTCAAGGATGGTCGATTG ATAAAAACAGATCACGTGGTTGCAGCCGTTGGTCTGGAGCCCAACGTCGACCTCGCCAAGTCGGCAGGTCTGGAGGTGGACTCGGACTTTGGTGGCTATCGTGTCAATGCCGAGCTGCAAGCTCGGTCCAACATTTGGGTG GCGGGAGATGCCGCTTGTTTCTACGACATAAGGCTTGGCCGCAGACGGGTGGAGCACCACGACCATGCCGTTGTCAGCGGCCGACTGGCCGGGGAGAACATGACAGGAGCCAACAAGCCTTACTGGCATCAATCTATGTTCTG GAGTGACCTGGGTCCTGACGTAGGCTATGAGGCCATTGGGATTGTGGACAGCAGTTTGCCCACCGTGGGGGTCTTTGCCAAAGCCACAGCCAAGGATACACCCAAAGCTGCCACTGAAGAGTCTG gaaccGGTATCCGCTCAGAAAGCGAAACGGAGGACGTGGCATCGAGCCCCGTGGCCTCCTCCATATCTGCTCCCGCTGAGACGCACAAAGATGACTACGGGAAAGGAGTCATTTTCTACCTGCGAGACAAAGTGGTGGTGGGCATTATCCTGTGGAACGTTTTCAACCGAATGCCCATCGCAAGAAAG ATTATCAAGGACGGAGAGGAACACGCCGATCTAAACGAGGTGGCTAAACTGTTTAACATCCACGAAGATTAG
- the aifm1 gene encoding apoptosis-inducing factor 1, mitochondrial isoform X6: MLKCRTVWRKLAPLARASSTLCRQNVRRTGLHNARIPAHVPGAHMATGPAGGGGENQLYVLLVGATCLGGAIYAYRTVKGDQQRYEERIAEIASRPHRRTQQATASVQMETPAAETVETESVPESEPQAAPLSEEPSPVVPDAETAASSEAPEPIQAEGLTTEQPSPALPPHAPYLLIGGGTASFAAARSIRARDPGARVLIVTDEPDLPYMRPPLSKELWFSDDPTVTETLRFKQWNGKERSIYFQPPSFYITPEELSTAENGGVAVLSSKKVVHMDVRGNKVKLDDDTEISYDKCLIATGGIPRNLQVIDRAEEEVKQKTTLFRKIDDFRTLDKVSRNIKSITVIGGGFLGSELACALGRRSQDSGLEVIQMFPEKGNMGKVLPEYLSNWTTEKVKTEGVKVISEALVKSVTCKDDQLEIKLKDGRLIKTDHVVAAVGLEPNVDLAKSAGLEVDSDFGGYRVNAELQARSNIWVAGDAACFYDIRLGRRRVEHHDHAVVSGRLAGENMTGANKPYWHQSMFWSDLGPDVGYEAIGIVDSSLPTVGVFAKATAKDTPKAATEESGTGIRSESETEDVASSPVASSISAPAETHKDDYGKGVIFYLRDKVVVGIILWNVFNRMPIARKIIKDGEEHADLNEVAKLFNIHED; this comes from the exons ATGCTCAAATGTAGAACCGTGTGGAGAAAGCTTGCTCCCCTTGCCAGAGCCTCGTCAACACTGTGTCGGCAAAATGTGAGGAGGACAG gttTGCATAATGCTAGAATACCTGCACATGTACCTGGGGCTCATATGGCGACAGGGCCTGCAGGAGGTGGTGGAGAAAATCAGCTGTATGTCCTCCTGGTTGGGGCAACCTGCCTTGGTGGAGCAATTTAC GCGTATAGAACTGTTAAAGGAGACCAGCAAAGATATGAAGAACGAATTGCAGAAATCGCATCTCGACCACATCGAAGAACCCAACAAGCAACCGCCAGCGTCCAGATGGAAACTCCTG ccGCAGAGACCGTTGAAACAGAAT CTGTTCCAGAGTCAGAACCTCAAGCCGCACCTTTGTCCGAAGAGCCGAGCCCTGTCGTGCCTGATGCTGAGACAGCAGCCTCAAGTGAAGCACCTGAACCTATCCAAG CTGAAGGACTCACCACTGAGCAGCCCTCACCCGCACTTCCCCCACATGCTCCTTACCTCCTGATTGGTGGTGGGACGGCCTCCTTCGCCGCTGCCCGCTCCATTCGAGCCAGAGACCCCGGCGCCCGC GTTTTGATTGTGACGGACGAGCCGGACCTCCCGTACATGAGACCGCCCTTGTCCAAAGAGCTGTGGTTCTCTGACGACCCCACTGTGACAGAAACACTACGTTTCAAGCAGTGGAATGGAAAAGAACGAAG tattTACTTTCAACCACCATCATTCTACATTACTCCAGAAGAACTGAGTACTGCAGAAAATGGCGGCGTGGCAGTTCTCTCAAGCAAAAAG GTTGTCCACATGGATGTGAGGGGAAACAAAGTAAAACTAGACGACGACACGGAGATCTCATACGACAAGTGCTTGATTGCCACAG GCGGCATTCCAAGAAATTTGCAAGTTATTGACCGAGCAGAAGAGGAGGTGAAGCAGAAGACGACTTTATTCCGTAAG ATTGATGACTTCCGGACTTTAGATAAAGTCTCCAGAAACATAAAGTCCATCACAGTCATCGGAGGCGGTTTCTTGGGCAGCGAACTGGCCTGTGCCCTCGGCAGACGAT CTCAGGATTCCGGTCTGGAGGTGATCCAGATGTTCCCCGAGAAGGGTAACATGGGCAAAGTTCTGCCCGAGTATCTCAGCAACTGGACTacagaaaaagtcaaaacag agGGTGTGAAAGTCATCTCAGAAGCTCTCGTCAAATCTGTGACATGCAAAGATGATCAGTTAGAAATAAAACTCAAGGATGGTCGATTG ATAAAAACAGATCACGTGGTTGCAGCCGTTGGTCTGGAGCCCAACGTCGACCTCGCCAAGTCGGCAGGTCTGGAGGTGGACTCGGACTTTGGTGGCTATCGTGTCAATGCCGAGCTGCAAGCTCGGTCCAACATTTGGGTG GCGGGAGATGCCGCTTGTTTCTACGACATAAGGCTTGGCCGCAGACGGGTGGAGCACCACGACCATGCCGTTGTCAGCGGCCGACTGGCCGGGGAGAACATGACAGGAGCCAACAAGCCTTACTGGCATCAATCTATGTTCTG GAGTGACCTGGGTCCTGACGTAGGCTATGAGGCCATTGGGATTGTGGACAGCAGTTTGCCCACCGTGGGGGTCTTTGCCAAAGCCACAGCCAAGGATACACCCAAAGCTGCCACTGAAGAGTCTG gaaccGGTATCCGCTCAGAAAGCGAAACGGAGGACGTGGCATCGAGCCCCGTGGCCTCCTCCATATCTGCTCCCGCTGAGACGCACAAAGATGACTACGGGAAAGGAGTCATTTTCTACCTGCGAGACAAAGTGGTGGTGGGCATTATCCTGTGGAACGTTTTCAACCGAATGCCCATCGCAAGAAAG ATTATCAAGGACGGAGAGGAACACGCCGATCTAAACGAGGTGGCTAAACTGTTTAACATCCACGAAGATTAG
- the aifm1 gene encoding apoptosis-inducing factor 1, mitochondrial isoform X3, whose product MLKCRTVWRKLAPLARASSTLCRQNVRRTGLHNARIPAHVPGAHMATGPAGGGGENQLYVLLVGATCLGGAIYAYRTVKGDQQRYEERIAEIASRPHRRTQQATASVQMETPAVPESEPQAAPLSEEPSPVVPDAETAASSEAPEPIQDEPVLEAAPEEEVAAEAPAESLVEEEAPPPSEPEPAQLTEPSPAPVVESEPAEAESPAAEPSEPQAEVVAESAEGLTTEQPSPALPPHAPYLLIGGGTASFAAARSIRARDPGARVLIVTDEPDLPYMRPPLSKELWFSDDPTVTETLRFKQWNGKERSIYFQPPSFYITPEELSTAENGGVAVLSSKKVVHMDVRGNKVKLDDDTEISYDKCLIATGGIPRNLQVIDRAEEEVKQKTTLFRKIDDFRTLDKVSRNIKSITVIGGGFLGSELACALGRRSQDSGLEVIQMFPEKGNMGKVLPEYLSNWTTEKVKTEGVKVISEALVKSVTCKDDQLEIKLKDGRLIKTDHVVAAVGLEPNVDLAKSAGLEVDSDFGGYRVNAELQARSNIWVAGDAACFYDIRLGRRRVEHHDHAVVSGRLAGENMTGANKPYWHQSMFWSDLGPDVGYEAIGIVDSSLPTVGVFAKATAKDTPKAATEESGTGIRSESETEDVASSPVASSISAPAETHKDDYGKGVIFYLRDKVVVGIILWNVFNRMPIARKIIKDGEEHADLNEVAKLFNIHED is encoded by the exons ATGCTCAAATGTAGAACCGTGTGGAGAAAGCTTGCTCCCCTTGCCAGAGCCTCGTCAACACTGTGTCGGCAAAATGTGAGGAGGACAG gttTGCATAATGCTAGAATACCTGCACATGTACCTGGGGCTCATATGGCGACAGGGCCTGCAGGAGGTGGTGGAGAAAATCAGCTGTATGTCCTCCTGGTTGGGGCAACCTGCCTTGGTGGAGCAATTTAC GCGTATAGAACTGTTAAAGGAGACCAGCAAAGATATGAAGAACGAATTGCAGAAATCGCATCTCGACCACATCGAAGAACCCAACAAGCAACCGCCAGCGTCCAGATGGAAACTCCTG CTGTTCCAGAGTCAGAACCTCAAGCCGCACCTTTGTCCGAAGAGCCGAGCCCTGTCGTGCCTGATGCTGAGACAGCAGCCTCAAGTGAAGCACCTGAACCTATCCAAG ACGAGCCTGTGTTAGAAGCAGCACCAGAAGAAGAAGTAGCAGCAGAAGCACCCGCTGAGTCGCTCGTTGAGGAGG aagccccgcccccttccgAGCCAGAGCCAGCCCAATTAACCGAGCCGTCCCCGGCGCCTGTTGTGGAGAGTG AACCCGCAGAAGCTGAAAGCCCCGCAGCCGAGCCGTCTGAGCCGCAGGCTGAAGTGGTGGCAGAGAGTG CTGAAGGACTCACCACTGAGCAGCCCTCACCCGCACTTCCCCCACATGCTCCTTACCTCCTGATTGGTGGTGGGACGGCCTCCTTCGCCGCTGCCCGCTCCATTCGAGCCAGAGACCCCGGCGCCCGC GTTTTGATTGTGACGGACGAGCCGGACCTCCCGTACATGAGACCGCCCTTGTCCAAAGAGCTGTGGTTCTCTGACGACCCCACTGTGACAGAAACACTACGTTTCAAGCAGTGGAATGGAAAAGAACGAAG tattTACTTTCAACCACCATCATTCTACATTACTCCAGAAGAACTGAGTACTGCAGAAAATGGCGGCGTGGCAGTTCTCTCAAGCAAAAAG GTTGTCCACATGGATGTGAGGGGAAACAAAGTAAAACTAGACGACGACACGGAGATCTCATACGACAAGTGCTTGATTGCCACAG GCGGCATTCCAAGAAATTTGCAAGTTATTGACCGAGCAGAAGAGGAGGTGAAGCAGAAGACGACTTTATTCCGTAAG ATTGATGACTTCCGGACTTTAGATAAAGTCTCCAGAAACATAAAGTCCATCACAGTCATCGGAGGCGGTTTCTTGGGCAGCGAACTGGCCTGTGCCCTCGGCAGACGAT CTCAGGATTCCGGTCTGGAGGTGATCCAGATGTTCCCCGAGAAGGGTAACATGGGCAAAGTTCTGCCCGAGTATCTCAGCAACTGGACTacagaaaaagtcaaaacag agGGTGTGAAAGTCATCTCAGAAGCTCTCGTCAAATCTGTGACATGCAAAGATGATCAGTTAGAAATAAAACTCAAGGATGGTCGATTG ATAAAAACAGATCACGTGGTTGCAGCCGTTGGTCTGGAGCCCAACGTCGACCTCGCCAAGTCGGCAGGTCTGGAGGTGGACTCGGACTTTGGTGGCTATCGTGTCAATGCCGAGCTGCAAGCTCGGTCCAACATTTGGGTG GCGGGAGATGCCGCTTGTTTCTACGACATAAGGCTTGGCCGCAGACGGGTGGAGCACCACGACCATGCCGTTGTCAGCGGCCGACTGGCCGGGGAGAACATGACAGGAGCCAACAAGCCTTACTGGCATCAATCTATGTTCTG GAGTGACCTGGGTCCTGACGTAGGCTATGAGGCCATTGGGATTGTGGACAGCAGTTTGCCCACCGTGGGGGTCTTTGCCAAAGCCACAGCCAAGGATACACCCAAAGCTGCCACTGAAGAGTCTG gaaccGGTATCCGCTCAGAAAGCGAAACGGAGGACGTGGCATCGAGCCCCGTGGCCTCCTCCATATCTGCTCCCGCTGAGACGCACAAAGATGACTACGGGAAAGGAGTCATTTTCTACCTGCGAGACAAAGTGGTGGTGGGCATTATCCTGTGGAACGTTTTCAACCGAATGCCCATCGCAAGAAAG ATTATCAAGGACGGAGAGGAACACGCCGATCTAAACGAGGTGGCTAAACTGTTTAACATCCACGAAGATTAG
- the aifm1 gene encoding apoptosis-inducing factor 1, mitochondrial isoform X4 has protein sequence MLKCRTVWRKLAPLARASSTLCRQNVRRTGLHNARIPAHVPGAHMATGPAGGGGENQLYVLLVGATCLGGAIYAYRTVKGDQQRYEERIAEIASRPHRRTQQATASVQMETPAAETVETESVPESEPQAAPLSEEPSPVVPDAETAASSEAPEPIQEAPPPSEPEPAQLTEPSPAPVVESEPAEAESPAAEPSEPQAEVVAESAEGLTTEQPSPALPPHAPYLLIGGGTASFAAARSIRARDPGARVLIVTDEPDLPYMRPPLSKELWFSDDPTVTETLRFKQWNGKERSIYFQPPSFYITPEELSTAENGGVAVLSSKKVVHMDVRGNKVKLDDDTEISYDKCLIATGGIPRNLQVIDRAEEEVKQKTTLFRKIDDFRTLDKVSRNIKSITVIGGGFLGSELACALGRRSQDSGLEVIQMFPEKGNMGKVLPEYLSNWTTEKVKTEGVKVISEALVKSVTCKDDQLEIKLKDGRLIKTDHVVAAVGLEPNVDLAKSAGLEVDSDFGGYRVNAELQARSNIWVAGDAACFYDIRLGRRRVEHHDHAVVSGRLAGENMTGANKPYWHQSMFWSDLGPDVGYEAIGIVDSSLPTVGVFAKATAKDTPKAATEESGTGIRSESETEDVASSPVASSISAPAETHKDDYGKGVIFYLRDKVVVGIILWNVFNRMPIARKIIKDGEEHADLNEVAKLFNIHED, from the exons ATGCTCAAATGTAGAACCGTGTGGAGAAAGCTTGCTCCCCTTGCCAGAGCCTCGTCAACACTGTGTCGGCAAAATGTGAGGAGGACAG gttTGCATAATGCTAGAATACCTGCACATGTACCTGGGGCTCATATGGCGACAGGGCCTGCAGGAGGTGGTGGAGAAAATCAGCTGTATGTCCTCCTGGTTGGGGCAACCTGCCTTGGTGGAGCAATTTAC GCGTATAGAACTGTTAAAGGAGACCAGCAAAGATATGAAGAACGAATTGCAGAAATCGCATCTCGACCACATCGAAGAACCCAACAAGCAACCGCCAGCGTCCAGATGGAAACTCCTG ccGCAGAGACCGTTGAAACAGAAT CTGTTCCAGAGTCAGAACCTCAAGCCGCACCTTTGTCCGAAGAGCCGAGCCCTGTCGTGCCTGATGCTGAGACAGCAGCCTCAAGTGAAGCACCTGAACCTATCCAAG aagccccgcccccttccgAGCCAGAGCCAGCCCAATTAACCGAGCCGTCCCCGGCGCCTGTTGTGGAGAGTG AACCCGCAGAAGCTGAAAGCCCCGCAGCCGAGCCGTCTGAGCCGCAGGCTGAAGTGGTGGCAGAGAGTG CTGAAGGACTCACCACTGAGCAGCCCTCACCCGCACTTCCCCCACATGCTCCTTACCTCCTGATTGGTGGTGGGACGGCCTCCTTCGCCGCTGCCCGCTCCATTCGAGCCAGAGACCCCGGCGCCCGC GTTTTGATTGTGACGGACGAGCCGGACCTCCCGTACATGAGACCGCCCTTGTCCAAAGAGCTGTGGTTCTCTGACGACCCCACTGTGACAGAAACACTACGTTTCAAGCAGTGGAATGGAAAAGAACGAAG tattTACTTTCAACCACCATCATTCTACATTACTCCAGAAGAACTGAGTACTGCAGAAAATGGCGGCGTGGCAGTTCTCTCAAGCAAAAAG GTTGTCCACATGGATGTGAGGGGAAACAAAGTAAAACTAGACGACGACACGGAGATCTCATACGACAAGTGCTTGATTGCCACAG GCGGCATTCCAAGAAATTTGCAAGTTATTGACCGAGCAGAAGAGGAGGTGAAGCAGAAGACGACTTTATTCCGTAAG ATTGATGACTTCCGGACTTTAGATAAAGTCTCCAGAAACATAAAGTCCATCACAGTCATCGGAGGCGGTTTCTTGGGCAGCGAACTGGCCTGTGCCCTCGGCAGACGAT CTCAGGATTCCGGTCTGGAGGTGATCCAGATGTTCCCCGAGAAGGGTAACATGGGCAAAGTTCTGCCCGAGTATCTCAGCAACTGGACTacagaaaaagtcaaaacag agGGTGTGAAAGTCATCTCAGAAGCTCTCGTCAAATCTGTGACATGCAAAGATGATCAGTTAGAAATAAAACTCAAGGATGGTCGATTG ATAAAAACAGATCACGTGGTTGCAGCCGTTGGTCTGGAGCCCAACGTCGACCTCGCCAAGTCGGCAGGTCTGGAGGTGGACTCGGACTTTGGTGGCTATCGTGTCAATGCCGAGCTGCAAGCTCGGTCCAACATTTGGGTG GCGGGAGATGCCGCTTGTTTCTACGACATAAGGCTTGGCCGCAGACGGGTGGAGCACCACGACCATGCCGTTGTCAGCGGCCGACTGGCCGGGGAGAACATGACAGGAGCCAACAAGCCTTACTGGCATCAATCTATGTTCTG GAGTGACCTGGGTCCTGACGTAGGCTATGAGGCCATTGGGATTGTGGACAGCAGTTTGCCCACCGTGGGGGTCTTTGCCAAAGCCACAGCCAAGGATACACCCAAAGCTGCCACTGAAGAGTCTG gaaccGGTATCCGCTCAGAAAGCGAAACGGAGGACGTGGCATCGAGCCCCGTGGCCTCCTCCATATCTGCTCCCGCTGAGACGCACAAAGATGACTACGGGAAAGGAGTCATTTTCTACCTGCGAGACAAAGTGGTGGTGGGCATTATCCTGTGGAACGTTTTCAACCGAATGCCCATCGCAAGAAAG ATTATCAAGGACGGAGAGGAACACGCCGATCTAAACGAGGTGGCTAAACTGTTTAACATCCACGAAGATTAG